Proteins encoded in a region of the Paenibacillus sp. W2I17 genome:
- a CDS encoding MarR family winged helix-turn-helix transcriptional regulator gives MLNTEDNRELSLQLFVVLVRAYNSVTSRSNRDIQSHGLNTTEFGVLDLLYHKGPQALQKIGEKVLMSSGNITYVVDKLQNKNLLFRRPSKEDRRVIYAELTEEGRELFTQIFPQHHQVIIDALEGLDPSEKVDAIKMLKKLGLAAEGKTDLRS, from the coding sequence ATGCTGAACACGGAGGACAACCGGGAACTGTCTTTACAATTATTCGTGGTTCTTGTTCGGGCCTACAATTCTGTGACCTCACGTTCCAATCGGGACATCCAGAGTCACGGACTGAATACGACAGAATTTGGTGTGCTTGATTTGTTATATCATAAGGGACCGCAGGCATTGCAAAAAATTGGTGAAAAGGTCTTAATGTCCAGTGGTAATATTACGTATGTTGTAGATAAGTTGCAAAATAAAAATCTGCTGTTTCGTCGACCATCCAAGGAAGATCGGCGTGTCATTTACGCTGAGTTAACCGAGGAAGGAAGAGAATTGTTCACACAGATATTTCCTCAACATCATCAGGTCATCATTGATGCTTTGGAAGGACTTGATCCTTCTGAGAAAGTGGATGCGATTAAGATGTTGAAGAAGCTGGGACTGGCGGCAGAAGGGAAAACTGACTTGCGTTCATAA
- a CDS encoding GNAT family N-acetyltransferase, giving the protein MKELPIVDGELVLRCVEKQDLKELYELIYSDDVPEWKQWDAPYYPLKHESYESFEQGMLKRMDVDPGDSKPVSIRIIESDRQIVGTISYYIEDELSMWLEMGIVIYRSVQWGRGVGTRSLVMWSSHLFEQLPLVRVGLTTWSGNERMIRAAVKAGLQVEGRMRKCRIVRGQYYDSIRMGMLREEWEQKLAPHTNRNVNN; this is encoded by the coding sequence ATGAAAGAACTGCCAATCGTTGATGGTGAACTTGTACTCAGGTGTGTGGAGAAACAGGATCTGAAAGAACTCTATGAATTGATCTACAGTGATGACGTACCTGAATGGAAGCAATGGGATGCCCCCTATTACCCACTTAAACACGAAAGTTATGAAAGTTTTGAACAAGGTATGCTCAAACGTATGGACGTAGATCCAGGCGATTCCAAACCCGTATCAATCCGTATCATTGAATCCGACAGACAAATTGTGGGTACAATCAGCTATTACATAGAAGATGAGTTATCCATGTGGCTGGAAATGGGGATTGTAATATACAGATCTGTTCAGTGGGGACGTGGGGTTGGCACACGTTCACTTGTCATGTGGTCAAGTCATTTGTTTGAACAGCTGCCTTTGGTTCGGGTTGGATTGACTACTTGGTCTGGTAATGAACGAATGATACGTGCGGCTGTGAAAGCCGGATTACAGGTGGAGGGGCGAATGCGGAAGTGTCGTATCGTTCGCGGGCAGTACTATGATTCAATTCGTATGGGGATGCTCCGTGAGGAGTGGGAGCAGAAGCTGGCCCCCCATACGAACCGAAATGTAAACAACTGA
- a CDS encoding alpha/beta hydrolase — protein sequence MLFYVLAALVLIVLALLWTGGLYFFKTAIRRTPKTFLVDNPNLMPEPDNEIISSASDLKWLDAQPTEEISLQSHDGLKLYGTWLGSNKGSDQTVILAHGYSGRGREMAGFARFYAEKHGYNVLMPDDRGHGQSEGDIIGFGWLDRKDYVQWANWVLEKVGTQGEIILHGISMGGATVLMTGGEALPTQVKAIVSDCAYTSVEEELTFQLKQLYKLPAFPFIPVTSLISRWKAGYSFREASALKQLAKVNVPVLFIHGEADMFVPTEMVYRLYEACPTKKELLTIPRAGHGTAFQVDRTGYEAVLESFMKKNLSPAFN from the coding sequence ATGTTATTCTACGTACTTGCAGCACTGGTACTGATCGTTCTTGCTCTTCTATGGACAGGTGGGCTTTATTTTTTCAAAACGGCCATTCGCCGTACGCCAAAAACGTTCTTGGTGGATAATCCAAATCTGATGCCTGAACCGGACAATGAAATCATTAGCAGTGCTTCTGACCTGAAGTGGCTGGATGCTCAGCCTACAGAAGAGATATCTCTTCAATCACATGATGGATTAAAACTGTATGGTACATGGCTCGGTTCCAATAAAGGGTCGGATCAGACGGTTATTCTGGCACATGGTTATTCGGGGAGAGGCAGAGAAATGGCTGGATTCGCCCGGTTTTATGCGGAAAAGCATGGTTATAACGTACTCATGCCAGATGATCGAGGTCATGGACAGAGTGAAGGTGATATCATCGGTTTTGGCTGGTTAGATCGGAAGGATTATGTCCAGTGGGCCAACTGGGTGCTTGAAAAAGTGGGTACACAAGGGGAAATCATATTGCACGGCATATCCATGGGAGGAGCAACCGTACTGATGACAGGTGGTGAAGCCCTGCCGACTCAGGTTAAAGCGATAGTATCTGATTGTGCGTATACATCCGTGGAAGAAGAACTGACGTTCCAGTTAAAGCAATTATACAAGCTACCTGCATTTCCGTTTATACCTGTCACAAGTCTGATTTCCCGGTGGAAAGCAGGGTATTCCTTTAGAGAGGCTTCGGCTCTCAAGCAGCTTGCCAAAGTTAACGTTCCCGTGTTATTCATCCACGGTGAGGCTGATATGTTTGTACCAACGGAAATGGTGTACAGGTTGTATGAAGCTTGCCCAACCAAAAAGGAATTGCTGACCATCCCCCGTGCGGGTCATGGCACAGCGTTTCAAGTCGATCGCACCGGATATGAGGCGGTACTGGAATCCTTTATGAAGAAAAATCTGTCGCCTGCTTTTAATTGA
- a CDS encoding bifunctional 2-polyprenyl-6-hydroxyphenol methylase/3-demethylubiquinol 3-O-methyltransferase UbiG produces MGNEQFEAARKAEAGYHSNFYQNNELFASGTWMSRPMPMVMDMLERLLAHKEELRVLDLGCGVGRHTIPIAQRLAKTNSEVIGVDLLDEAIDGLRKYAKEYQVDHIVQAVKADVEHYAVEPNYFDYIAACSCLEHVSNKQAFMEAIDRLQAGTRTGGIHCITMSTNVEEKEINTGKEIEPLIELNLPTAEAIAILEDAYKGWNILLQEHVTQTIEEEKYDEPTQFRCELLRFAVQKQ; encoded by the coding sequence ATGGGAAACGAACAATTTGAGGCTGCGCGAAAAGCAGAGGCAGGTTATCATTCCAATTTCTATCAGAATAATGAATTATTCGCCTCTGGTACCTGGATGTCGAGGCCCATGCCTATGGTGATGGATATGCTGGAACGTCTACTTGCTCACAAGGAGGAATTGCGTGTCCTCGATCTGGGATGCGGAGTGGGAAGGCATACGATACCGATTGCACAGCGCCTTGCAAAAACAAACAGTGAAGTCATCGGTGTGGATTTGCTGGACGAGGCTATAGATGGACTTCGCAAGTATGCGAAAGAATATCAGGTTGATCATATCGTACAGGCAGTGAAAGCAGATGTTGAACATTATGCTGTGGAGCCAAACTATTTTGATTATATTGCTGCTTGTTCTTGTCTGGAACATGTCTCGAATAAGCAAGCCTTCATGGAAGCGATAGACCGGTTACAGGCCGGAACTCGTACAGGGGGCATTCATTGTATTACGATGAGTACCAATGTGGAGGAGAAAGAAATCAATACAGGCAAGGAGATTGAACCATTAATTGAGCTGAACCTGCCCACAGCCGAGGCGATTGCTATACTGGAGGATGCCTACAAAGGCTGGAATATTCTGCTCCAGGAACATGTTACACAGACGATTGAAGAGGAAAAGTATGATGAACCGACACAATTTCGTTGTGAACTGCTTCGTTTTGCTGTGCAAAAGCAATAA
- a CDS encoding B12-binding domain-containing protein: protein MSHQEAGERLLQVSANLADKITEKQYLRQPDLLERFGENGKMRTKQDSEYSLNYLAESALVQSPGLFTHYITWLKVLLEGYKVSPEDLAINLNLIKETLEEEFDHPSKALLLEYLEMGIYRTTHMESEAGYINESMPYGDAAQSYLQCLLENKRKEAFEIIEAQLETGVTIRDIYRYIFQPTQYEIGRLWQCHRISVGQEHFCTAATQSFMSRLYSRWLNHTGQDKKLVATCVSSEQHEIGLRMLTDVFEMEGWDTHYLGANVPNGSVIEAIERHQGDVVAISVTMTYHLHLAKELIHLIRHHPATAHVKIMVGGYPFNIDQELWKTIGADGYAPGADEAVAVAEQLLAQPATCNHLDMVRD, encoded by the coding sequence ATGAGTCATCAAGAAGCAGGAGAACGTTTGCTCCAAGTATCTGCGAACTTAGCTGATAAAATAACGGAGAAACAGTATCTCAGACAGCCCGATTTACTTGAGCGATTTGGCGAGAATGGAAAAATGCGAACCAAACAGGATTCGGAGTATAGCTTGAACTATTTGGCAGAAAGTGCGCTCGTACAGAGTCCAGGTCTGTTTACTCATTATATTACCTGGCTGAAAGTTCTACTTGAGGGTTATAAGGTATCACCAGAAGACCTGGCGATTAATCTCAATCTGATCAAAGAGACATTGGAAGAAGAATTTGACCATCCGTCAAAGGCACTTCTGCTCGAGTATCTGGAGATGGGAATATATAGAACAACACACATGGAGTCAGAGGCGGGTTACATCAACGAATCCATGCCATATGGAGATGCCGCGCAATCGTACTTGCAGTGTTTGCTTGAGAATAAACGGAAAGAAGCCTTCGAGATCATTGAAGCTCAGTTAGAAACTGGGGTGACGATTCGTGATATTTATCGATATATCTTTCAGCCCACCCAATATGAAATTGGACGATTGTGGCAATGCCATCGTATCAGTGTCGGGCAAGAACACTTTTGTACTGCAGCGACCCAGTCATTTATGTCACGTCTTTATTCCCGCTGGTTGAATCATACGGGTCAGGATAAAAAACTAGTGGCTACCTGTGTAAGCAGTGAACAACATGAGATCGGGCTGCGTATGCTCACAGATGTGTTCGAGATGGAAGGTTGGGATACGCACTATCTGGGAGCCAATGTTCCCAATGGAAGTGTAATAGAGGCTATAGAGCGGCATCAGGGCGATGTTGTTGCGATATCGGTTACGATGACGTATCACCTTCATCTGGCCAAAGAGTTGATTCATCTGATCCGTCATCATCCGGCAACGGCACATGTGAAGATTATGGTTGGGGGATATCCCTTCAATATTGATCAGGAGTTGTGGAAAACGATAGGAGCTGACGGTTATGCTCCAGGAGCCGATGAAGCGGTAGCGGTTGCAGAACAATTACTGGCTCAGCCAGCTACATGTAATCATCTTGATATGGTTAGGGATTAG
- the rpiA gene encoding ribose-5-phosphate isomerase RpiA: MNLKQIAAERAAEYVEDGMKVGLGTGSTAYYAICRIGERVRDGLNIQAVATSEASDKLAREWGIPIVPFDQIGRLDLTIDGADEVDPEFNLIKGGGGALLREKIVAANSDKLIIVADGSKAVQKLGKFPLPVEVVPFASEWTFQALEKLGCQPQWRMDGQQRYLTDNGNLIADCHLEAIDHAADLNVQLNMLPGVVDNGLFVDMASTVILANADGSIEELHRS, encoded by the coding sequence ATGAATCTTAAACAGATAGCAGCAGAGCGTGCGGCAGAATATGTTGAAGATGGAATGAAGGTTGGATTGGGTACAGGTTCAACAGCTTATTATGCCATCTGTCGGATCGGTGAGCGGGTACGTGATGGATTAAACATTCAAGCGGTTGCCACTTCAGAGGCTTCGGACAAGCTTGCCCGTGAATGGGGGATTCCCATCGTCCCATTTGACCAGATTGGACGTCTGGATCTGACCATTGATGGCGCTGATGAAGTAGATCCCGAATTTAACCTGATTAAAGGGGGGGGCGGGGCTCTTTTGCGTGAGAAAATCGTGGCGGCCAATAGTGACAAATTGATTATTGTAGCGGATGGCAGCAAAGCCGTGCAAAAGTTGGGGAAATTCCCGCTTCCAGTTGAGGTGGTTCCATTTGCTTCTGAGTGGACCTTCCAGGCGCTCGAAAAATTGGGGTGTCAACCACAGTGGCGGATGGATGGACAGCAACGTTATCTGACAGACAACGGAAACCTGATAGCGGATTGCCACTTGGAGGCGATTGATCACGCTGCCGATCTTAATGTTCAATTGAACATGTTACCAGGTGTTGTTGATAACGGACTATTTGTGGATATGGCTAGTACAGTCATTCTTGCCAATGCGGACGGAAGTATCGAAGAGCTTCATCGTTCTTAA
- a CDS encoding ATP-binding protein — protein sequence MSNESGEIQRLRRTIEQLSDQMIRSREQEERTLSEFSDMNNELVTLQRLLAKNNISLEAARQKAVDAGESKSAFIAGISHDFRTPLNGILGMAEMLLLSPLSEEQENSVSVIQDAARLLLKLIQDLLDLSKLEAGQMRLELGEVDLQETIHYIVRLLEPQVRKNGNQLSIDCDPRISNLLEGDPTRITQILINLIQNANKFTSEGTVRIRVTLMKDDEITQMIRFEVEDTGIGISEEDQNQLFQPYMQTERGRSSEYGGTGLGLSICRSLVTLMEGQIGVDSQEGEGSTFWFELTLGKKDGNQSANQSVASAQKHQGQDMDDEAPSVSVLLADDNVINRQLVMLQLKKLGITQVDAVVNGEEAIAAFLSKKYSLILMDYMMPLMDGLEATRKIRSIEMDEMRHTTPIIAMTGNVMQEEKDKCMEAGMNDFIGKPFTLEILSKMIEKWQQSSEPTEVLNMSIVHEIAELNTDGDRTLLGMLLDMYRTETPGKIEVLRRHIVSGDHVAATEVAHDLKSGSLSLGIRYLSTLFARIEQFAKEGQSRKAEPLLDALLPAYQAACASLQRVSKD from the coding sequence ATGTCTAATGAGAGCGGAGAGATACAGAGGCTACGCAGAACGATTGAGCAGTTATCGGATCAGATGATCCGCAGCAGAGAGCAGGAGGAACGGACACTCTCGGAATTCTCGGATATGAATAATGAACTGGTCACACTCCAGCGTCTGCTTGCGAAGAACAATATTAGTCTTGAAGCCGCACGCCAGAAGGCAGTAGATGCAGGTGAATCTAAAAGCGCATTTATTGCAGGAATCAGTCATGATTTTCGTACGCCATTAAATGGAATATTGGGGATGGCTGAAATGCTGTTGCTGTCTCCTTTGTCTGAAGAACAGGAGAATTCTGTTTCTGTTATACAGGATGCTGCCAGACTGTTGCTTAAGCTGATTCAGGATCTTCTGGATCTGTCCAAACTTGAGGCGGGGCAGATGCGACTTGAACTGGGGGAAGTGGATCTGCAAGAAACGATACATTATATTGTTCGTTTGCTCGAACCCCAAGTCAGAAAGAACGGAAATCAGTTATCGATAGACTGTGATCCCAGAATCTCTAATCTTCTTGAAGGGGATCCAACGAGGATTACACAGATACTGATCAATCTAATTCAGAATGCGAACAAATTCACATCAGAAGGTACGGTGCGGATACGAGTTACCCTTATGAAAGATGATGAGATTACACAAATGATCCGCTTTGAAGTCGAAGACACGGGGATTGGTATCTCGGAAGAAGATCAGAACCAGTTATTTCAACCCTACATGCAGACTGAACGAGGACGCTCAAGTGAGTATGGAGGAACGGGCCTTGGATTATCGATCTGCAGGTCGCTCGTTACACTGATGGAAGGTCAGATTGGAGTAGACAGTCAGGAGGGTGAAGGATCAACATTCTGGTTCGAACTTACACTTGGTAAGAAAGACGGTAACCAGTCCGCTAACCAGTCTGTTGCTTCCGCTCAAAAGCATCAGGGGCAGGATATGGATGATGAAGCTCCTTCTGTATCTGTATTGCTGGCCGATGATAATGTAATCAACCGGCAGCTTGTTATGTTGCAGCTCAAGAAACTGGGAATAACCCAAGTTGACGCTGTAGTGAATGGGGAAGAGGCAATAGCTGCTTTTCTCAGCAAAAAATACAGTTTGATTCTCATGGACTATATGATGCCATTGATGGACGGTTTGGAGGCAACACGCAAAATCCGCTCGATAGAAATGGATGAAATGCGCCATACCACACCCATTATTGCAATGACGGGTAATGTCATGCAGGAAGAGAAAGACAAGTGTATGGAAGCCGGGATGAATGACTTTATTGGCAAACCCTTCACGCTGGAAATTCTAAGTAAGATGATCGAAAAATGGCAGCAATCCTCTGAACCGACAGAGGTACTAAATATGAGCATCGTACATGAGATTGCGGAATTAAACACCGATGGCGATCGTACACTCCTTGGTATGTTGTTGGACATGTACCGTACCGAAACACCTGGCAAGATTGAGGTGCTGCGCAGACATATTGTGTCGGGCGACCATGTTGCTGCAACCGAGGTAGCCCATGATCTGAAATCAGGGAGTTTGAGTCTGGGGATTCGTTATTTATCAACTTTGTTTGCCCGGATAGAGCAGTTCGCGAAGGAAGGTCAATCACGAAAAGCAGAACCTTTGCTGGATGCTTTGTTACCCGCCTATCAAGCAGCATGTGCGTCACTGCAACGAGTAAGTAAAGATTGA
- a CDS encoding methyl-accepting chemotaxis protein — protein MSFFSKNLLLSFTNIVIIGVALIASSYYFQKTVLVDQLHGQVEQITKKWAEDINPAEVQAAITEGSYDGATQTKLRAYFDEMQEYYPNIAQAYIFGVELGGDNKRLTSLVAMPTNLREAFQSENVNIGDMYEQPVVVANALKEMLNTDRPTFTTFYSDDFGTWTTIAYPIKDSNGKIFSYFAVDADASAVPAGLNSLLKNGIIILVAFLLLFLIIQYLVVKNTLSPIRHLIKGIDDVSRGNLNVNIPTGKDDLGLVNEKFNTMVRKINDTIVKVQITSQEVNQSAKELYEVSERNSENADSINNNVTQITSNIRSQEQATRDSARAMSEMATVIQTIASSSASVADEAYEMERRSQQGNSVVRQVSEQMNLITESVKNTASAIEVLESRSQEIGDILNIISGISSQTNLLALNASIEAARVGEEGRGFAVVAGEVRKLAEQSEQATSQVGVLIQEIQAGIKQAVRAMEQGTSEVDTGLSVADQTGQLFEDILEAAKKVSNQIQEVSSATEEISAGTEEMTATAEDLSSSVSKTANSSEQISSSVDEQKASLITLVDSSTRLNSMSEELQELISHFNVSKQ, from the coding sequence ATGTCGTTTTTCTCCAAAAATTTGTTACTCTCATTTACTAATATCGTTATCATCGGGGTAGCACTTATCGCAAGCAGTTACTATTTTCAAAAAACAGTTCTTGTTGATCAACTGCATGGACAGGTGGAGCAAATTACCAAAAAGTGGGCTGAAGATATCAATCCTGCCGAGGTACAAGCTGCTATTACGGAAGGTAGCTATGATGGAGCAACACAAACGAAATTACGAGCGTATTTCGATGAGATGCAAGAATATTATCCTAACATTGCACAAGCCTACATCTTTGGTGTTGAGCTCGGTGGCGATAACAAGAGATTAACTTCCCTTGTAGCGATGCCGACCAACCTAAGAGAGGCTTTTCAAAGTGAGAACGTAAATATTGGTGACATGTATGAGCAGCCGGTTGTTGTAGCCAATGCACTGAAAGAAATGCTTAATACGGATCGCCCAACATTCACAACATTTTATTCCGATGATTTCGGAACATGGACAACCATTGCATATCCAATCAAAGACAGCAACGGTAAGATTTTCTCATATTTTGCCGTTGATGCAGATGCATCAGCCGTACCCGCGGGACTGAACTCCTTGCTCAAAAACGGAATTATCATCCTTGTGGCCTTCTTGCTGTTATTCCTGATTATCCAATACCTTGTAGTTAAAAACACACTTTCCCCTATCCGTCACTTGATCAAAGGAATTGATGACGTCAGTCGGGGTAATTTGAATGTCAACATTCCGACAGGCAAAGACGATCTGGGACTCGTTAACGAGAAGTTCAACACCATGGTTCGCAAAATCAACGATACGATCGTTAAAGTGCAAATCACATCACAAGAAGTAAATCAGTCTGCCAAAGAGCTATATGAAGTTTCCGAGCGCAACAGTGAGAATGCAGATTCTATCAATAATAATGTGACTCAAATTACTTCCAACATTCGTTCACAGGAACAGGCAACCCGGGATAGTGCACGTGCCATGTCCGAGATGGCTACCGTAATCCAGACGATTGCCAGCAGCTCGGCAAGTGTAGCGGATGAAGCCTATGAGATGGAACGTCGTTCGCAACAAGGTAACAGCGTTGTCCGTCAGGTATCTGAACAGATGAATCTGATTACGGAATCGGTTAAAAATACCGCTTCTGCCATTGAGGTTCTGGAGAGTCGTTCACAGGAAATCGGCGATATTCTCAATATCATCTCGGGAATCTCCAGCCAGACCAACTTGCTTGCTCTTAATGCATCCATTGAAGCAGCTCGTGTTGGTGAAGAAGGAAGAGGATTTGCAGTTGTTGCAGGTGAAGTACGCAAACTTGCCGAGCAGTCTGAACAAGCAACCAGCCAGGTTGGCGTATTGATCCAAGAGATTCAAGCTGGAATTAAACAAGCTGTACGTGCTATGGAACAAGGTACATCAGAAGTAGATACAGGGCTCAGCGTAGCCGATCAAACAGGACAACTGTTCGAAGATATTTTAGAAGCAGCGAAAAAGGTATCTAATCAGATTCAGGAAGTATCAAGCGCGACGGAAGAAATCTCTGCGGGTACGGAGGAAATGACCGCTACAGCAGAAGACTTGTCTTCAAGCGTAAGTAAGACAGCAAACAGCAGTGAACAAATTTCCTCATCTGTTGATGAGCAAAAAGCATCTTTGATTACACTGGTAGACTCCTCCACACGTCTTAACAGCATGTCTGAGGAACTCCAAGAATTGATCTCTCATTTCAATGTAAGCAAACAATAA